The DNA region CGTGGGTATACCCAGTGGACGCAGCTTGCCATCCGCTTTGGCCATTTCAACTCGCTTTACCGGTGGTGCCATGTAGCTGCCTGAACTCATCCGGTTCCAGAGTTTATACAACTCATTTTCCAAATTGTGTTCAAACATGTCGATACAGACATTGTCAGCACCCGCAACACCCGCGTTTGCTTTTACTTTCAACCAAGCCGCATACACCAACTGCTTCGATATACTGTAACTGTGCACTGATTGTTGAATCCTGCCTTGCGGTTGTTGGTTCAATCACTGCTGAATAACATCGCCCCTTCGCTCCATTGTCATTACAACAACTTCAACACTACTACGAACGATTCCGCCACTGTGCGCCGCATCGATACTCTCACCTTACGGGGTCACCGCTTTCGGCTTCTCTCTTAACATCAGCACGACAGCTTCCCGAGTTCCTCACAAAAGCCTGATAAACGGTCACGCCTTCTTTACGCCGGTTGCCATCGGATCAGTAAGCAGTTTTCTTTCCGGTTTCTCTCAGCAATTGTAAGGGTCGCTGATTTTGACAACAGTTAGGGACATCACGACGCCTCATCAAAGGTTCACTTGCGTTCGTCTCCGTTTATCGTACCTGCCGAATTTTATTCCGACTTTTCTTCAACGCTCACGACAATGACTCTTTATCAATGCCGCTTGAAGTGGTTTGCACTCACTTACTGCAAAGCGAATGCGGTGGGCCTGCCACCATCTCTTGCGAAGTTACGTAAACAGTTTGGACGCTACGCGACCCCACCATTTACTCTCGGCACACCTTACAAACTGTCCAGCACGCAAAGCGTGCGAACTAGAACGCCTTGTTAATGATTTGGCTATAACCACATTTGCACAATAATTGTAATGGCAACCCCACAAGAACCCATACCAAACAGAACTAGCTGCCACCAAAACAGACACCACGATAATTTTCCTAGAGCCTTGGTTTCTTGCCGGTCACTAGAACTGACTGGTTCATCTTTATAGCGTGAACGTGCAATCTGCGTGGTAGCACGAAAATCTCGCAGGCGGTTGATGGCGCACCAAACAGATAGACCAATGGAAATTGCGAGCAAGACCATTGAGCATGTTGCGATAATAAGCAAGCAACTGCTAACGGGCTGAACAACAACAAAACCAGAGACTAAAAATGCCAGAAGACCTGTAGATAGCCCAAGAACAAGATTGGATACAGACGAAAAATAATCTCTCGTAATACCTTGCCACCGAACGAAGCTCTCTTTATCTTCTGCTGCCACTTACTTTCTCCTGCTCATTAACGCCCGCAGCAAGCGCGGCTTTGTAGTGAATGCGAAGCCGCAACGGAAGAGTCGTCGCCTTGACTGCGATTGTTATGTTTTTGGTGCCCAGCCATTACGCTCAGCCAAGACTTGCCACTCAGGTTTTTTTGTAGGGATTATACTTTCACAATATTTAATAAGGCTTTCTAGATGAAGATCCTTGCCATTGTATAAATTCCCTGGCGTGGACTTTCCCTTAACTTTTGGATTGGCATGAGAACCTTGCAGCCTCGTTATTACATTGCCTAAAAGCTGCTTCAGTTGAACATCTTCAGTTTTGTTCATGATTTTACCAAGACTTGTAATGTGAGAGGCTACGGTCTTCATTTCCTTCAGTGCATTTATTGTTTCTTCATAAATAGTCATAACTTTTCTCCTTGCCTTGGCAAAACATAACACTTAGGTAAGTCGTGGTTGGTATGTTGTGTTTTTTGGAGCAAAATGAGCGATAGCGAATTCCAAAAAATGCAACATACCAACCATCGGCTTGACCGTTTTGTTATGTAATTATTTAAGCTTTTGGTATCTCTTGCAGATTATTTAAAAGCTCAATACCCGATATTACTTTAAAGCCCTCAGCGTTACAGATATTTTCACACCAACTTTTTTGGCTTGCAATTTCACCATCTCGAGTAGCTTGGTTGTTCCAGTTCCGATCATAAGCCTGTGTGTAGAGAACCATGAATAGCTGTACTTCAGCACCATAGAATTTTTTTAACAATTCTAAATGTTTTGGATGACGCTCCCGCTCACATTTAACATTACAGCCTTCTATTTCAAATGCCGCGATAACTTTCCAATACCTTGAGTTAGGAAGGTTTTGCTCATTCGAATTCGAACTTTGCCTTAGAGCCCAAACCAAGTCGATATGTTTAGGTCGTTCTTCTAAATTCGGAGGACAATCAGAATGCAATGCAAACTCAGGAATTACACAATATCCTTTCTCTCGACCGGCTTCGATTAGAGAAGAGTAAATATCATTTTTTGTCATTTATTTTTTATATCCCATATCAACATAACGTTTGGTTAAGGGGCGGGCTTTAGCCCGTCCCAGTGAGCGAAGCGAACGATTTGAACCAATTGTTATACAGCAGGCTATACGCTAAATGGCATAGCTGTGTCGTACTCCTCTAAGGTGGCCTCCAGAAATTCGTCACGATGAATTTTTGCTTTTTCTGACCATACACATAAAACTTTATTAGGCGTACTTCCGGAGTACCCCTCTACGGTCATAAGCTCACCGCCAGACTTTAGAATCACCACATCACCTACGTTGAATTTATTGCTCATAACGACTCCTTTTTGTTGTTTGACGAAATTCAAAATTTTTATTCATGACGTATAACATTGTTATTAGACGGAAAGTTTCCGTATAACATCCCGGAAAATTTCCACCTAAGTTTTTTGATCAAGCTTTATACCACACCGTCAAACTACCCGCCATTACAGGCTTATAGCACTTTATTATCAATTAACAAGCGAGATAAAAGGTGGAAAGCTTCCTTGCTAATTCACCTATTATGGATACAATAACTGTTTGCATATACAGCTCACTTATTTAAAGGAGCAAGGAGGCATAATGTACAAATCCCCTTTTTTATCAAGCATTTACGATGAAATGATGCGCCGTCGCTACGCCAAGCGAACCATCGAAACCTATTTGCATTGGATCAAGCGTTACATTGTGTTCCATAACAAGCAGCATCCGTCCTTGATGGGCGACAGAGAAGTTGAAGCCTATCTTGATCATCTGGTTTTACAGCACAATGTCGCGGGACCAACACAAGCACTGGTATTAAATGCACTCAGCTTTCTTTATAGGGAGATATTGCACAAACCCTTATCCCTGGAACTAAGGTTTGTCAAAAGTCAAAAAACCCGCAAGCTCCCCGTAGTACTCACCCGTGACGAAATAACTGCGTTGATGGCTAACATAAGCAGCAACCATTACTTACCGGCAGCATTGATGTATGGCAGCGGCCTTAGACTCATGGAGGCCGTACGATTGCGAACAAAAGACATAGATTTTGATTACTGCTGTGTGCGGGTCTGGAATGGGAAAGGAGGAAAGCATCGTACAGTCACCCTGGCCCCAGAGTTAAAAAAGCCTTTAACAGTACAAATACAACGGGTGGAATATCTCCTATCCAAGGATTTGCTAAATCCAACCTATGACGGTGTTTGGCTACCACATGCACTCCGGCATAAATATGTTTCTGCCAATACATCACTGGGTTGGCAATATTTATTTCCATCGGATCGTTTGAGTATCGATCCTGAAAATCAACGGGTCAGACGACACCATATTGATGAAAGCGGATTACAAAAAGCCATCAGAAATGCCTCGCAAAAAGCCAATATCCGCAAACATGTTAGCGCACATACACTGCGTCATTCTTTTGCCACTCACTTACTAGCATCCGGGGCTGATATTCGTACCGTGCAGGATCAGCTTGGACATACAGACGTTAAGACGACTCAAATTTATACCCACGTTTTGCAAATGGGCGGCAATGCCGTAAAAAGCCCCTTCTCAACGCTGGGTATTTAGCAACCCCTGCGCGCCTCATAGCAGCCGCTATACTCAACTCCATCATTCCCTCCCACAGGGAAATCCCCATTACGCCATAGACAACAGGCATGACAGGAGACGCGATGCCTATTCCCCCCAAATGCCAATGGCTGATGCTGTTAATACTCGGCACTGTTGCAGCATCCAGTTGCCTGGCCGCACAGGCCGAACCCTTGGTGTTGAGTTTTGAGGAAGCGCAGCAGCGCCTGTTGGCGGTGTCCGATGCGCTGGAGGGTTCGCGCAGCCAGGTGGAGAATCGGCGGCAGTTGGCGGAGGCGAGCCGGAGTTTGGCTTATCCGGAGGTGTCGGTGGATGTGCGCCGTTTGCGCTTCCAGAAAAGCCTTGAGTTACCGCTGGGGTCGCTGGAGCCGGTGGCTGAGGCGTTTGGGATTCCCGATCCGCTTGAGTTTGAACTGGCCGATTGGCGCACCCGTCCGATTGTGACGGCGACTATGCCGGTGTGGACCGGCGGGCAGATCAGTGCGGCCAAGGCGGCTGCCGATGCGGCGGTGGCTGAGGCGGATGCGGTATTGATGCGCGCTACGCAAACCGAAACGGTGCAGTTGGTGGAGGCCTATTTCGGGCAGCAGGTGGCACAGCAGGTACTGGCGGTACGCCTGGAGGTGCGCGAGGGTTTGCAGCAGCACCTTGCCCATGCGCAAAAATTGGAGCGGGAGGGGTTTGCGACCCGCGCCCAGGTGTTGCAGGCGCAGGTGGCACTGGATAACGCCGAGCGCGAGTACCGTAAATCCATGAATGATTTGCGTGGTGCCGAGGCGGCGCTGGCCGGGTTGCTGCGCAGCGATACCCCGGTGCAAGCGCGCTCGCCGCTGTTTGTGGTGCAAGCGCCATTGGAACCGGTGGAGCATTTTGTTGAAACGGCGTTGCGCGACCATCCGGGTTTGTCGCAGTTAAAAGCCATTGGCGAGCAGGCCCGGCAAAAGGTGCGCGCTGAACAGGCTAACTGGCAGCCGCGGGTGTATTTATTCGGCCAATACGATTTAAAGCGCGAGGACGCGCTGCTGACCGAATCCGATTGGGCTTTTGGGATTGGGGTGAGTTATACCCTCTTTTCCAATAAGGATCGCAGCCGCCAGGTGAGTGCGGCGCGCAGCCAGCAGTTGCAGGCGGAATACAGTTTGCGCGATACCGCGACCAAGCTGGAGATTGGCGTGGCGCGCGCCTGGCTGGCGACCGATAGCGCCCGCCAGCAATTTGCCCTGCTGGACAGTGCCCTGGCCAGCGCCGGGGAAAACCTGCGCTTGCAGAGCCTGTCGTTCCAGGAGGGGCAAGCCACCTCGCTGGATGTGATTGATGCGCGCCTGCAACTGGGCAAGACCCGTATTGATCGCGCCCTGGCTGCCTGGCAGTTTGACCTGGCCTTGGTTCAACTGCTGGAGGTCAGCGGACAAACCGACCGTTATAGCGATTATCTCCGCAAGGCCGACAAGGTGCTTACACCATGACCCGAACGCTGTTGACCCCCGCTTCCCGCCCGCGCTTGCTACTGCTGGTGGCTGTGTTGCTGGCCTTGGCGATTGTTATCGCCGGGCTTTGGCTGGCATTCCGACCGGCAACCGGATTGGTGCAGGCTATGGCCGATGCCGATTCGGTAAAAGTCTCGACCAAGATTTCCGCCCGCATCGCTGAGCTGCATGTGCGCGAGGGCGAGCGGGTGAGCGCCGGGCAAACCCTATTTACCCTCACCAGCCCCGAAGTGGAGGCCAGGTTCCGCCAAGCCAATGCCGTGCTGGATGCCGCCCGCGCCCAGGCCGCCAAGGCGGAGGAAGGCGCGCGCGCCGAGCAGATTCGCGCTGCCGAGGCCAACTGGAAGCGGGCCAAAACCGCCTCGGATCTGGCGCGGGCTACAGCGACCCGCCTCGACCGCCTGCACAAGGAGGGCGTGATCACTCGCCAGCAACGCGACGAAACCCTGGCCCAGGCCACTGCTGCCGAGGCGCTCACCCAGGCGGCCCGCGCGCAATACGATGAGGCTCTGGCCGGTGCCCGCCGCGAAGACAGGGAGGCGGCCAATGCCCAGGTGCGCCAGGCCGAAGCGGCGGTCGCGGAAGTCACCGCCGCCCGCGATGAAACCCTGGGCCTGGCACCCAGCGCGGGCGAAGTGAGCAAACGCCTGGCCGATGTGGGCGAGCTGGTGCCCGCCGGCTACCCGGTATTTACACTGGTGGATATCGACAATATGTGGGTGTCCTTTACCCTGCGCGAGGATCAGTTTGGCGGCGTGAGTATGGCGCGCCGGCTCAAGGGCGATATTCCCGCGCTGGGGTTGACCGGCGTTTATTTCCAGGTGTACTTCATCAGCCCGGCGGGCGATTTCGCCACCTGGCGGGCCACCCGGCAATCCGCCGGTTACGATGTGAAAAGTTTTGAAGTCCGCGCCCGCCCGGTAGCCCCCATTACCGGTTTTCGCCCCGGCATGAGTGTGCTCTTCCCGTGGCCACAACCCTGACCCGCCCAACCTCCGGCTGGCGCCTCTCCCTGGTCAACTCGGCCCGGCGCGAGTGGCAATTCCTGTGCAATTCCCCCTGGGATATGGCGCTGATTACCTGGATTCCCTGGCTGGCCATGGCGCTGCTGGCAGCCATGTTTTACAGCGCCGTGCCGCGCTCCTTGCCGGTGGCGATAGTGGACGACAGCCGCGGCCCGGTCAGCCGGCAGTTGATTCGCGCACTGGAGGCAGCCCCGGCGCTGGATGTACGGGCACGGCCATTGCAGTTGAGCGATGCCTGGTCACTGGCGCGCGCCATGCAGGTGGATGCGGTGATCCATATTCCCGCCAATGCCGATGACCAGGTTCAGCG from Cellvibrio japonicus Ueda107 includes:
- a CDS encoding TolC family protein; protein product: MPIPPKCQWLMLLILGTVAASSCLAAQAEPLVLSFEEAQQRLLAVSDALEGSRSQVENRRQLAEASRSLAYPEVSVDVRRLRFQKSLELPLGSLEPVAEAFGIPDPLEFELADWRTRPIVTATMPVWTGGQISAAKAAADAAVAEADAVLMRATQTETVQLVEAYFGQQVAQQVLAVRLEVREGLQQHLAHAQKLEREGFATRAQVLQAQVALDNAEREYRKSMNDLRGAEAALAGLLRSDTPVQARSPLFVVQAPLEPVEHFVETALRDHPGLSQLKAIGEQARQKVRAEQANWQPRVYLFGQYDLKREDALLTESDWAFGIGVSYTLFSNKDRSRQVSAARSQQLQAEYSLRDTATKLEIGVARAWLATDSARQQFALLDSALASAGENLRLQSLSFQEGQATSLDVIDARLQLGKTRIDRALAAWQFDLALVQLLEVSGQTDRYSDYLRKADKVLTP
- a CDS encoding integron integrase, which produces MYKSPFLSSIYDEMMRRRYAKRTIETYLHWIKRYIVFHNKQHPSLMGDREVEAYLDHLVLQHNVAGPTQALVLNALSFLYREILHKPLSLELRFVKSQKTRKLPVVLTRDEITALMANISSNHYLPAALMYGSGLRLMEAVRLRTKDIDFDYCCVRVWNGKGGKHRTVTLAPELKKPLTVQIQRVEYLLSKDLLNPTYDGVWLPHALRHKYVSANTSLGWQYLFPSDRLSIDPENQRVRRHHIDESGLQKAIRNASQKANIRKHVSAHTLRHSFATHLLASGADIRTVQDQLGHTDVKTTQIYTHVLQMGGNAVKSPFSTLGI
- a CDS encoding YodC family protein; the protein is MSNKFNVGDVVILKSGGELMTVEGYSGSTPNKVLCVWSEKAKIHRDEFLEATLEEYDTAMPFSV
- a CDS encoding HlyD family secretion protein; its protein translation is MTRTLLTPASRPRLLLLVAVLLALAIVIAGLWLAFRPATGLVQAMADADSVKVSTKISARIAELHVREGERVSAGQTLFTLTSPEVEARFRQANAVLDAARAQAAKAEEGARAEQIRAAEANWKRAKTASDLARATATRLDRLHKEGVITRQQRDETLAQATAAEALTQAARAQYDEALAGARREDREAANAQVRQAEAAVAEVTAARDETLGLAPSAGEVSKRLADVGELVPAGYPVFTLVDIDNMWVSFTLREDQFGGVSMARRLKGDIPALGLTGVYFQVYFISPAGDFATWRATRQSAGYDVKSFEVRARPVAPITGFRPGMSVLFPWPQP